A region of Pseudomonas marginalis DNA encodes the following proteins:
- a CDS encoding S8 family serine peptidase: MKSLSKFLAIGLLATVSSALAASAANTDYSHLILLIKDDGSRSRNLQDLVDPSSTFQHRVPNIKPLVTPSKARTLADAEALRRHRLDRYYIVDTRHLSHRQADALRQQLQQDPAIEDVDFEPVVEGMHDDKAEPIAGSASGSIPDHTGRQHYLLGRQAVPPYNIGGVNAVKAWTVPGGKGYNMRVISSEIDHWAYNHVDLPKPFLEVDAGALTGYHDTASVGTIGSRDNGFGTTGIVPHAQLGYSQYGPSRLLQTAEQLSPGDVLQLGVHMNYTPFPAVGCTQNCYMPLEYNSMVRDIITYLTMEKGVHVVLAAANGNINLDHPYFNGYFDRNRFDSGSIYAGAVSPTSGLRAYYSQYGRRVDLFSWGGSVTTTTWTTANPTSAYTHTYSGTSSANPIIAGVMASLQGVARANGLGNLAPKELRRILVETGYPQANGNRTEIGVQPDLEAAIRKLLADGAGQPPTGRLAIPEQAKSGETFNGHVYAQSPTQKPLTYRWNADGFTPPDGDGPTLALTAPPVTADTLTSISVAVSDGTHTLNLRENMTIKAPDAPPVGDCAAPWIASKVYASAGEKVSYSGYNYQVAHWTQNARPDLNFVETGAAKPWRRLGTCGNGLPVARITGPSSVEAGKAVLLSGASSTGQGLRFAWAATGFNPDFSAQASSSFIAPNTAGTRVITLTVTDERDRRATASHSLTVTTGTPANRPPVGSLQGSETVDSGKAVSFIANTSDPDGDAMSYTWTRPTGFTGTIGNTRSVTLTAPAVTGDTRVIVSVGVSDGRGGTLRLEKPITVKALPPSGSCRDIPAWSPTKVYSTYAEAVSYNGMAYKQNFYSLDKRPDLNSAVHSQPWHPGVPCR; this comes from the coding sequence ATGAAATCCCTCAGCAAGTTCCTGGCCATTGGCCTTTTGGCTACGGTTTCATCAGCGCTGGCGGCATCCGCAGCCAACACTGACTATTCACACTTGATTCTGCTGATCAAAGACGACGGATCCAGGTCGCGAAATCTTCAGGACCTCGTCGACCCCTCCAGCACCTTCCAGCACCGCGTGCCCAACATCAAGCCGCTGGTAACGCCGAGCAAGGCCCGCACGCTGGCGGATGCAGAAGCCCTGCGCCGCCATCGGCTGGACCGCTACTACATCGTCGACACGCGCCACTTGAGCCACAGGCAGGCTGACGCACTGCGCCAGCAACTCCAGCAAGACCCGGCCATAGAAGACGTCGACTTTGAACCCGTGGTGGAGGGCATGCACGACGACAAGGCCGAACCCATCGCAGGCAGTGCGAGCGGCAGCATACCGGACCATACCGGACGCCAGCACTACCTGCTCGGCCGACAAGCCGTGCCGCCCTACAACATCGGCGGTGTAAACGCGGTGAAGGCCTGGACCGTACCCGGTGGCAAGGGCTACAACATGCGGGTGATCTCTTCGGAGATCGATCATTGGGCCTACAACCACGTGGACCTGCCCAAACCTTTTCTGGAAGTCGATGCAGGGGCTCTTACTGGCTACCACGACACGGCCAGCGTCGGCACCATCGGCTCCAGGGACAACGGCTTCGGCACCACCGGCATCGTGCCCCATGCACAACTGGGCTATTCGCAATATGGCCCCAGCCGATTGCTGCAAACCGCCGAACAACTGAGCCCCGGCGATGTGTTGCAACTGGGCGTGCATATGAATTACACGCCCTTTCCAGCAGTCGGCTGCACCCAGAACTGCTACATGCCCCTGGAATACAACAGCATGGTACGCGACATCATCACCTACCTGACGATGGAAAAAGGTGTGCATGTCGTACTGGCTGCGGCAAACGGCAATATCAACCTGGACCACCCCTACTTCAACGGCTACTTTGATCGCAACAGATTCGATTCCGGCAGCATCTACGCGGGCGCCGTGTCCCCCACGAGCGGTTTGAGAGCCTATTACTCCCAATACGGCAGACGCGTCGACCTGTTCAGTTGGGGCGGCTCCGTCACCACGACGACCTGGACCACCGCCAACCCCACCAGCGCCTATACCCACACCTACAGCGGCACCTCCTCCGCCAACCCGATCATTGCCGGGGTGATGGCATCGCTGCAAGGTGTGGCGCGGGCCAATGGCCTGGGCAATCTCGCCCCCAAGGAACTGCGCAGAATCCTCGTGGAGACCGGCTATCCACAAGCCAACGGCAACCGTACCGAGATTGGCGTGCAACCGGACCTGGAGGCCGCCATCCGCAAACTGCTTGCCGACGGCGCCGGCCAACCGCCCACGGGCCGGCTGGCCATCCCCGAGCAAGCCAAATCGGGAGAGACGTTCAACGGCCATGTCTATGCGCAATCGCCCACGCAAAAACCGCTGACCTATCGCTGGAATGCCGACGGGTTTACCCCTCCGGACGGGGATGGACCGACCTTGGCATTGACCGCCCCGCCCGTAACCGCCGATACCCTGACCTCGATTTCCGTGGCGGTGTCCGACGGCACCCACACCCTCAACCTGAGGGAAAACATGACCATCAAGGCCCCTGACGCGCCTCCGGTCGGCGACTGCGCCGCCCCCTGGATTGCGAGCAAGGTATATGCCTCCGCTGGCGAAAAAGTCTCCTACAGCGGTTACAACTACCAAGTGGCGCACTGGACGCAAAACGCTCGCCCCGATCTGAACTTTGTTGAAACCGGCGCCGCCAAACCCTGGCGGCGCCTGGGCACCTGCGGCAACGGGCTGCCGGTCGCCAGGATCACCGGCCCTTCCAGTGTTGAGGCCGGCAAGGCGGTGCTGCTATCGGGGGCCTCCTCCACGGGCCAAGGCTTGCGCTTCGCCTGGGCGGCCACTGGCTTCAACCCGGACTTTTCGGCGCAAGCATCCAGCAGCTTTATTGCTCCGAATACGGCGGGAACACGCGTCATCACCCTGACCGTCACCGATGAACGCGATCGCCGTGCGACGGCCAGCCACAGCCTCACGGTGACCACCGGCACCCCCGCCAACCGCCCACCCGTCGGCAGCCTGCAGGGCAGCGAAACGGTCGATTCGGGCAAGGCCGTGAGCTTCATCGCCAACACCAGCGACCCTGACGGCGACGCGATGAGCTACACGTGGACGCGCCCGACCGGCTTCACCGGCACCATCGGCAATACCCGCAGCGTCACCCTCACCGCCCCTGCGGTCACCGGCGATACCCGCGTCATCGTCAGTGTCGGGGTCAGTGACGGGCGCGGCGGTACGCTGCGACTGGAAAAACCGATCACCGTCAAGGCCCTGCCACCTTCGGGCAGTTGCCGCGACATTCCGGCGTGGTCGCCCACCAAGGTCTATTCAACCTACGCAGAGGCGGTGTCGTACAACGGCATGGCCTACAAACAGAACTTCTACAGCCTCGACAAACGCCCGGATCTCAACTCTGCCGTGCATAGCCAGCCTTGGCATCCCGGGGTGCCCTGCCGTTGA
- a CDS encoding AAA family ATPase: MEHREALLALRTFLSTQILGQEKLIDRLLIALLADGHMLVEGAPGLAKTKAIKELAEGIEAQFHRIQFTPDLLPADITGTEIYRPETGSFVFQQGPIFHNLVLADEINRAPAKVQSALLEAMAERQVSVGRSTYDLSPLFLVMATQKPIEQEGTYPLPEAQLDRFLMHVKIGFPDATVERRILQQARGEALNGETKPERRVSQQAIFAARKEILGLYMADAVEEYLVQLVMATRTPAKFDPEMAEWIAYGASPRGSIALDRCARAHAWLAGRDFVSPEDIQAVLFDVLRHRIILSFEAEAAGIDQDRVVQRILDVVAVA; the protein is encoded by the coding sequence ATGGAACATCGTGAAGCGCTGCTCGCGCTGCGAACCTTTCTTTCTACGCAGATTCTCGGCCAGGAAAAACTCATCGATCGCCTGCTGATCGCCCTGCTCGCCGACGGCCATATGCTGGTGGAAGGCGCGCCGGGCCTGGCCAAGACCAAGGCGATCAAAGAGCTGGCCGAAGGCATCGAAGCGCAGTTCCATCGTATCCAGTTCACCCCCGACCTGTTGCCCGCCGACATCACCGGCACCGAGATCTATCGCCCGGAAACCGGCAGCTTCGTATTCCAACAAGGGCCGATCTTCCACAACCTGGTACTGGCCGACGAAATCAACCGCGCCCCGGCCAAGGTGCAATCAGCCTTGCTCGAAGCGATGGCCGAGCGCCAGGTCAGCGTGGGGCGCAGCACCTATGACCTGTCGCCGCTGTTCCTGGTGATGGCCACGCAAAAACCCATTGAGCAGGAAGGCACCTACCCGCTGCCCGAAGCCCAACTCGACCGGTTCCTGATGCACGTCAAGATCGGCTTCCCGGACGCAACCGTGGAGCGGCGCATCCTGCAACAAGCCCGTGGCGAAGCCCTCAACGGCGAAACCAAGCCCGAGCGCCGCGTCAGCCAGCAGGCGATCTTTGCCGCGCGCAAGGAAATCCTCGGCCTGTACATGGCCGATGCGGTGGAGGAATACCTGGTGCAACTGGTCATGGCCACGCGCACCCCGGCCAAGTTCGACCCGGAAATGGCCGAATGGATCGCCTACGGCGCCAGCCCCCGTGGCTCCATCGCCCTGGATCGCTGCGCGCGCGCCCATGCCTGGCTGGCCGGTCGCGACTTTGTCAGCCCGGAAGACATCCAGGCGGTGCTGTTCGACGTGCTGCGTCATCGCATCATCCTGTCGTTCGAAGCCGAAGCGGCCGGGATTGACCAGGACCGTGTGGTGCAACGCATTCTCGACGTCGTTGCCGTCGCTTGA
- a CDS encoding DUF58 domain-containing protein, translating to MNASDGVRVTLSELIEMRHRVREVQLFSTPSQRSPLIGLHHSKLRGRGVDFDQVRVYQAGDDVRTIDWRVTARTQEPHTKLFHEERERPIFIMVEQSCRLFFGSGQMFKSVLAAQAASLIGWAALGHNDRVGGLVFGDNEHYEIKPRRSKQSLLQLLNRLVRVNQSLDTESRPEADALGMALRRGREVLRPGSLVIVICDERALTEGAEQQLSLLSRHCDLLLLPISDPLDHALPAAGLLRFAQRGAQLELDTLNFDLRQAYKAQAEARIARWELLAQKLRILLMPLSTQSEMVEQLREYLNPQRPVKKQ from the coding sequence ATGAACGCAAGCGATGGGGTGCGCGTCACGCTCAGCGAGCTGATCGAGATGCGCCACCGTGTGCGCGAAGTGCAGCTGTTTTCCACGCCAAGCCAGCGCAGCCCGCTGATCGGCCTGCACCACTCCAAGCTGCGCGGGCGCGGTGTGGACTTCGACCAGGTGCGCGTGTACCAGGCCGGCGACGACGTGCGTACCATCGACTGGCGCGTCACCGCGCGCACCCAGGAGCCGCACACCAAGCTGTTCCACGAAGAACGCGAACGGCCGATTTTCATCATGGTGGAGCAAAGTTGCCGGCTGTTTTTCGGCTCGGGGCAGATGTTCAAGTCGGTGCTCGCCGCTCAAGCCGCCAGCCTGATCGGCTGGGCCGCGTTAGGGCACAACGACCGCGTCGGCGGGCTGGTGTTCGGCGACAACGAGCACTACGAAATCAAGCCGCGCCGCAGCAAGCAAAGCCTGCTGCAATTGCTCAACCGCCTGGTGCGCGTCAACCAGAGCCTGGACACCGAAAGCCGCCCGGAGGCCGACGCCCTGGGCATGGCCCTGCGCCGTGGCCGCGAAGTGCTGCGTCCCGGCAGCCTGGTAATCGTGATCTGCGACGAACGTGCCCTCACCGAGGGCGCCGAGCAGCAATTGAGCCTGCTGTCACGCCATTGCGACTTGCTGCTGTTGCCGATCTCCGACCCGCTGGACCACGCCCTCCCCGCCGCCGGGCTGCTGCGTTTTGCGCAACGCGGGGCGCAATTGGAACTGGATACGCTGAACTTCGATTTGCGCCAGGCCTACAAGGCCCAGGCCGAAGCGCGCATCGCCCGTTGGGAACTGCTCGCGCAGAAACTGCGGATCCTGCTGATGCCCCTGAGCACCCAGAGCGAAATGGTCGAACAACTGCGCGAATACCTCAACCCGCAACGCCCGGTTAAAAAGCAATGA
- a CDS encoding DUF4381 domain-containing protein: protein MSSLDQLQPLIAPPPIGFWPPAPGWWLLLLVIPLLGWGLWSLRRFLPTRRPLARAEQPLDPLRIAALAELALMPKPYDGAPAGAWLQQLNGLLKRLCRNDYPYSQSHTLNGRKWLAFLDNRCPAAGLTRWMVLVEGAYKPECKLDDKAIAGLTQAVDTWIRKHV, encoded by the coding sequence ATGAGCAGCCTCGACCAACTGCAACCGCTGATCGCCCCGCCGCCCATCGGCTTCTGGCCGCCCGCGCCGGGCTGGTGGCTGTTGCTGCTGGTCATCCCGCTGCTGGGTTGGGGGTTGTGGTCGCTGCGCCGCTTCTTGCCGACTCGACGCCCCCTGGCCCGTGCCGAACAGCCGCTGGACCCGCTGCGCATCGCCGCCCTGGCGGAATTGGCGCTGATGCCCAAACCCTACGATGGCGCGCCCGCCGGTGCCTGGCTGCAACAGCTCAATGGCCTGCTCAAGCGCCTGTGCCGCAACGACTATCCCTATAGCCAGAGCCATACCCTCAACGGCCGCAAATGGCTGGCATTCCTCGACAACCGTTGCCCGGCCGCCGGCCTCACGCGCTGGATGGTGCTGGTGGAGGGTGCCTACAAACCCGAATGCAAACTCGACGACAAGGCCATCGCCGGCCTGACCCAAGCGGTCGACACCTGGATCCGCAAACATGTTTGA
- a CDS encoding vWA domain-containing protein, whose translation MFEFAWPWIFILLPLPWVMRFILPAADSGEPALKVSYLGDLESLARRRARVNLPGWRQQAPFVVLWLLLLSAAARPEWLGEPLPIAASGRDLLVAVDVSGSMDFPDMHWQDEDVSRLNLVKHLLGDFLEGREGDRVGLILFGSQAYLQAPLTFDRRTVRTWLDEARIGIAGKNTAIGDAIGLALKRLRQRPAQSRVLILVTDGANNAGQIAPLIAARLAAEEGVKIYPIGIGADPEQTGSLGILGVNPSLDLDEPALRAIAEATGGQYFRARDGQELEAIKQTLDKLEPVEQQPTQARPAQALYSGPLALALILSMLLVIHERWPNNALQRGFNKLSSKGIFLQQHPQWRQRLKRLRLRRRR comes from the coding sequence ATGTTTGAGTTCGCCTGGCCGTGGATCTTCATCCTGTTGCCCTTGCCGTGGGTGATGCGGTTCATCCTGCCGGCGGCCGACAGCGGCGAGCCCGCCCTTAAAGTCAGCTACCTCGGCGATCTCGAAAGCCTGGCCCGCCGCCGTGCGCGGGTGAACCTGCCGGGCTGGCGCCAACAGGCGCCCTTCGTGGTGCTGTGGCTGCTGCTGCTGAGTGCCGCTGCGCGCCCGGAATGGCTGGGCGAGCCACTGCCGATTGCCGCCAGCGGCCGCGATTTGCTGGTGGCGGTGGACGTGTCCGGCTCCATGGACTTTCCCGACATGCACTGGCAGGACGAAGACGTCAGCCGCCTGAACCTGGTCAAGCACCTGCTCGGCGACTTCCTTGAAGGCCGCGAAGGCGACCGCGTGGGCCTGATCCTGTTCGGCAGCCAGGCCTACCTCCAGGCACCGCTGACCTTTGACCGCCGCACCGTGCGCACCTGGCTGGATGAGGCGCGCATCGGCATCGCCGGCAAGAACACCGCCATTGGCGATGCCATAGGCCTGGCGCTGAAACGCCTGCGTCAGCGGCCTGCGCAAAGCCGCGTGCTGATCCTGGTCACCGATGGCGCCAACAACGCCGGGCAGATCGCGCCCCTGATCGCCGCGCGCCTGGCGGCCGAAGAAGGGGTGAAGATCTACCCCATCGGCATCGGCGCCGACCCTGAGCAAACCGGTTCCCTGGGCATCCTTGGCGTCAACCCGAGCCTGGACCTCGACGAGCCGGCACTCAGGGCGATTGCCGAGGCCACCGGCGGCCAATACTTCCGTGCCCGCGATGGCCAGGAGCTGGAAGCGATCAAGCAGACACTGGACAAGCTCGAGCCCGTCGAACAGCAACCGACCCAGGCACGCCCGGCGCAGGCGCTGTACAGCGGACCGCTGGCCCTGGCGCTGATCCTGAGCATGTTGCTGGTGATCCACGAACGCTGGCCAAACAACGCCCTGCAACGCGGGTTCAACAAACTGTCGAGCAAGGGAATCTTCCTGCAACAGCATCCGCAATGGCGCCAGCGCCTTAAACGCCTGCGTCTACGGAGGCGTCGATGA
- a CDS encoding tetratricopeptide repeat protein: MIALWPHWFRPWWLLLLPLLGWLLWQLWHRQKRAGRWQMILPPAFHAVLLSGGSGRESKSPWVLLGLAWLLAVLALLGPSWQRVEQTSQKPSDPLVVLLELTPEMLATDSPPNRLEQARRKLYDLLQARSDAQTAIVVYAGSAHTLVPLSDDLATSRNLLDALRPSIMPESGHRADLAVEKALDLLKHGGLGQGRLLLVGSSLSKQERQGIRLLLQGNQAPSLSILGIGSREGTPVTQESGEFLKDEQGAILVPRLDSPTLKAFANEMGGRYRAARLDDKDLRQLGVLDPPQALRNDGQLLHLDTWADQGYWLLLPLLLLAACAGRRGWLFFLPLLLLGVPQPSYAFEFQDLWLRPDQQGQYLLKQKRPAEAAEHFQDPQWQGVALYAAGNYAEAIKRFAEGNDAYSHYNRGNALARSGELEAAIDAYEQALEAQPDLQPALKNKALVEALIQEQTEPEPQTQAKNEDDETTQPGQTAQPGATGRNATGGEQSSQGQGEAGSGDTQAGTPPPAAGNDVPGSELGDEHTTTPPLLAADANLDGEHRQALEQWLQEIPDNPGELLRRKFWYEQQQHQDKTR; this comes from the coding sequence ATGATCGCCCTGTGGCCGCATTGGTTCCGTCCCTGGTGGCTGTTGCTGCTGCCGCTGCTCGGCTGGTTGCTGTGGCAACTGTGGCATCGGCAAAAGCGCGCCGGGCGCTGGCAGATGATCCTGCCGCCGGCCTTTCACGCCGTACTGCTCAGCGGTGGCAGCGGGCGCGAAAGCAAATCGCCGTGGGTGTTGCTGGGCCTCGCCTGGCTGTTGGCGGTGCTGGCGTTGCTGGGTCCCAGCTGGCAACGGGTTGAACAAACCAGCCAGAAACCCTCCGACCCGTTGGTGGTGCTGCTCGAACTGACCCCGGAAATGCTCGCCACCGACAGCCCGCCCAACCGCCTCGAACAGGCACGGCGCAAGCTCTATGACTTGTTGCAGGCGCGCAGCGATGCGCAAACCGCCATCGTCGTGTATGCCGGCAGCGCCCACACCCTGGTGCCGCTGTCGGACGACCTGGCCACCAGCCGCAACCTGCTCGACGCCCTGCGCCCCTCGATCATGCCGGAGTCCGGCCACCGCGCCGACCTGGCGGTGGAGAAAGCCCTGGACCTGCTCAAGCATGGCGGCCTGGGCCAGGGTCGCCTGCTGCTGGTCGGCTCATCGCTGTCCAAACAGGAACGCCAGGGCATTCGCCTGCTGCTGCAGGGCAACCAGGCGCCGAGCCTGTCGATCCTGGGCATCGGCAGCCGTGAAGGTACGCCGGTGACCCAGGAAAGCGGCGAATTCCTCAAGGACGAACAAGGCGCGATCCTGGTACCGCGCCTCGACAGCCCGACACTCAAGGCCTTCGCCAACGAAATGGGCGGCCGCTACCGGGCCGCACGCCTGGACGATAAAGACCTGCGCCAGCTCGGCGTGCTGGACCCGCCCCAAGCCCTGCGCAACGACGGCCAGTTACTGCACCTCGACACCTGGGCCGACCAGGGATACTGGCTGCTGCTGCCGCTGTTGCTGCTGGCCGCCTGCGCCGGGCGGCGCGGCTGGTTGTTCTTTTTACCGCTTCTGCTGTTGGGCGTGCCACAACCCAGCTATGCCTTTGAATTCCAGGATTTGTGGCTGCGGCCGGACCAGCAAGGCCAATACCTGCTCAAGCAGAAACGCCCCGCCGAGGCCGCAGAGCACTTCCAGGATCCGCAGTGGCAAGGCGTCGCCCTGTACGCGGCCGGCAACTATGCCGAGGCCATCAAGCGGTTTGCCGAGGGCAATGACGCCTATTCCCACTACAATCGCGGCAACGCCCTGGCCAGGTCCGGTGAACTCGAAGCGGCCATCGACGCCTACGAACAAGCCCTGGAAGCCCAGCCCGACCTGCAACCGGCACTGAAAAACAAGGCCCTGGTAGAAGCCCTGATCCAGGAACAGACAGAACCCGAGCCGCAAACGCAGGCAAAAAACGAGGATGACGAAACCACCCAACCCGGCCAAACTGCGCAACCGGGCGCCACTGGGCGAAATGCCACAGGTGGCGAGCAGTCGTCCCAGGGCCAGGGCGAAGCCGGCAGCGGCGATACCCAGGCCGGCACCCCGCCGCCAGCCGCTGGCAACGACGTGCCGGGCAGCGAGTTGGGCGATGAGCACACCACCACCCCGCCGCTGCTTGCTGCCGACGCCAACCTCGACGGTGAACACCGCCAGGCCCTGGAACAATGGCTGCAGGAGATCCCGGACAATCCCGGCGAACTGCTGCGACGCAAATTCTGGTACGAACAGCAACAGCATCAGGACAAGACTCGATGA
- a CDS encoding BatD family protein, whose translation MSRRTTLLLLLALSAGHAQAASLVASVDRNRLNSGETVELTVESSDVTQFGKPDLSPLDAQFEVSGTRQLNQLTTLGGDNHATTRWIITLLPKQNGTVVIPPLQVGEYTTQPISLQVLETTSQDTNAELAPVFVEANLDQTSVYVQAQALLTVRVYHSVSLYDDSSLTPLQIPDARVEQLGESRTYEKVINSIRHGVIETRYAIYPQHSGTLEIPAQTFSATLVESRPPQENTLQGTKPGKLIHVSSAALPLAVKPKPALYPVDAPWLPARSLTLTESWNPEPEHVQVGDSLTRSLTVKAEGLSSAQLPALPSTDINGLRRYPDQPVLGNQTSDRGLIGSREDREALVPNRVGALELPAVEVVWWNTHEDHLERTSLPARTLQVANNPSLAVDTPATPTIITAPDDSRLWLWQLSTLLLACTTLLGFGLWWRARRQPAVLRATQTGPSPRTLLDDLKRATQANDPQATRQALDAWARQQPETLADMAARFVPLSDALDGLNGALYSESGQYWLGEELWRAVKAIPMAEREQGPATDTTSLPPLYPK comes from the coding sequence ATGAGCCGCCGCACCACCCTTCTGCTTCTGCTCGCGTTGTCGGCAGGCCACGCCCAGGCGGCCAGCCTGGTCGCCAGCGTCGACCGCAACCGTCTCAATTCCGGGGAAACGGTGGAACTGACGGTGGAATCCAGCGATGTCACCCAGTTCGGCAAGCCCGACCTGTCGCCCCTGGATGCGCAATTCGAAGTCAGTGGCACGCGCCAGCTCAACCAACTTACGACGTTGGGTGGCGATAACCATGCGACCACCCGCTGGATCATTACCCTGCTGCCCAAACAGAACGGCACGGTGGTGATTCCGCCGCTGCAAGTGGGTGAGTACACGACCCAGCCGATCAGCCTGCAAGTGCTGGAAACCACCAGCCAGGACACCAACGCCGAACTGGCCCCGGTGTTTGTCGAAGCCAACCTCGACCAGACCAGCGTGTACGTCCAGGCCCAGGCACTGTTGACCGTGCGCGTGTACCACTCGGTGTCGCTGTATGACGACAGCAGCTTGACGCCGTTGCAGATCCCCGATGCCCGTGTCGAACAGTTGGGCGAGTCGCGCACCTATGAAAAGGTCATCAACAGCATCCGCCATGGCGTGATCGAAACCCGCTACGCGATCTACCCGCAGCACAGCGGCACCCTGGAGATTCCCGCGCAGACATTCAGCGCCACGCTGGTGGAGTCGCGTCCGCCCCAGGAAAACACACTGCAGGGCACCAAGCCCGGCAAGCTGATCCATGTGAGTTCGGCGGCGCTGCCACTGGCGGTCAAGCCCAAGCCTGCGCTGTACCCCGTCGATGCCCCCTGGCTGCCGGCCCGCAGCCTCACGCTCACCGAGAGCTGGAACCCGGAGCCGGAACATGTACAAGTCGGCGACTCCCTGACCCGCAGCCTGACCGTCAAGGCCGAGGGCCTGTCCAGCGCCCAACTGCCGGCCCTGCCCAGCACCGACATCAACGGCCTGCGCCGCTACCCGGACCAGCCGGTGCTCGGCAACCAGACCAGTGACCGTGGCCTGATCGGCAGTCGCGAGGACCGTGAGGCCCTGGTGCCCAACCGGGTCGGCGCCCTGGAACTGCCTGCCGTCGAGGTGGTGTGGTGGAACACCCACGAGGACCATCTGGAACGCACCAGCCTGCCGGCCCGCACCCTGCAAGTGGCCAACAACCCCAGCCTGGCGGTGGACACGCCGGCCACCCCAACCATCATCACCGCACCGGACGACAGCCGCCTGTGGCTGTGGCAACTCAGCACCCTGCTCCTGGCCTGCACCACCCTGCTGGGCTTCGGCCTGTGGTGGCGGGCCCGTCGGCAACCGGCGGTACTGCGCGCCACGCAAACCGGCCCGAGCCCGCGCACCCTGCTCGACGACCTCAAGCGTGCCACCCAGGCCAACGACCCCCAGGCCACCCGCCAGGCGCTGGATGCCTGGGCGCGGCAACAGCCGGAAACGTTGGCGGATATGGCGGCACGGTTCGTGCCGTTGTCGGATGCATTGGATGGGCTCAATGGCGCGCTGTACAGCGAAAGCGGTCAATACTGGCTGGGCGAAGAGCTGTGGCGTGCGGTCAAGGCCATCCCCATGGCCGAGCGCGAGCAGGGCCCGGCGACGGACACCACCAGTTTGCCGCCGCTGTATCCCAAATAA
- a CDS encoding exonuclease SbcCD subunit D C-terminal domain-containing protein gives MRLFHTSDWHLGQNLHGQERDFEHACFLEWLLRQIAAQQPDVLLIAGDIFDTVNPPLKAQERLYDFIISAHEQNPTLTIVMIAGNHDSGSRIELPAPLMRRLRTHALGRVLWLDDGQLDAERLLIPLPDAKGKVAAWCLALPFLRPAEVTGAHLGDDYLQGIGQVHEWLIAAANAKRKKGQALIAISHAHMAGGSVSEDSERSLIIGNAEALPATLFDKSVGYVALGHLHKPQKVNGEERIRYSGSPIPLSFSEIGYKHQILDVTFQGQCLVSVEPLLIPRSVDLQRLEAAPLADILKQLAELPDIDLLAETQRHPWLEVRVLLDEPQPDLRQQIETALQSKAVRLVRIAAEYAGKRGSDAHDEERFIELDQLSPQELFSRAWQDSYGSEVDEQTLKDFAVLLQEVQQAGEQP, from the coding sequence TTGCGTCTGTTCCACACCTCCGACTGGCACCTGGGCCAAAACCTCCACGGCCAGGAACGCGACTTCGAACACGCCTGCTTCCTCGAGTGGCTGCTGCGCCAGATCGCGGCCCAGCAACCCGATGTGCTGTTGATCGCCGGCGATATCTTCGACACCGTCAACCCGCCGCTCAAGGCCCAGGAGCGTCTGTACGATTTCATCATCAGCGCCCACGAACAAAACCCGACGCTGACCATCGTAATGATCGCCGGCAACCACGACTCCGGCTCGCGCATCGAGCTGCCCGCGCCGTTGATGCGGCGCCTGCGCACCCATGCGCTGGGCCGCGTGCTGTGGCTGGACGACGGCCAGCTGGACGCCGAGCGCCTGCTGATTCCCCTGCCGGATGCCAAGGGCAAGGTCGCCGCGTGGTGCCTGGCGCTGCCGTTCCTGCGCCCGGCGGAAGTCACCGGTGCCCACCTGGGTGATGACTACCTGCAGGGTATCGGCCAGGTACATGAATGGCTGATCGCCGCCGCCAACGCCAAACGCAAAAAAGGCCAGGCGCTGATTGCCATCAGCCATGCGCACATGGCCGGTGGTTCGGTGTCGGAAGACTCCGAGCGCAGCCTGATCATCGGCAACGCCGAGGCGCTGCCGGCCACACTGTTCGACAAGAGTGTGGGCTATGTGGCCCTCGGCCATTTGCACAAGCCGCAAAAGGTCAATGGCGAAGAGCGCATTCGCTACAGCGGCTCACCGATTCCACTGTCGTTTTCCGAAATCGGCTACAAGCACCAGATTCTCGATGTGACGTTCCAGGGCCAATGCCTGGTGAGCGTCGAACCGCTGCTGATTCCCCGCTCGGTCGACCTGCAACGCCTGGAAGCCGCGCCGCTGGCGGATATTCTTAAACAGCTGGCAGAGCTGCCCGATATCGACCTGCTCGCCGAAACCCAGCGCCATCCCTGGCTGGAAGTGCGCGTACTTCTGGACGAGCCCCAGCCCGACCTGCGCCAGCAGATCGAAACCGCCCTACAAAGCAAGGCCGTGCGCCTGGTGCGTATCGCCGCCGAGTACGCGGGTAAACGTGGCAGTGATGCCCATGACGAAGAGCGCTTTATCGAACTCGATCAACTCTCGCCGCAAGAGCTGTTCAGCCGTGCCTGGCAGGACAGCTACGGCAGTGAAGTGGATGAACAGACCTTGAAGGATTTCGCCGTGCTGCTCCAGGAAGTGCAACAGGCAGGTGAACAGCCATGA